One part of the Lycorma delicatula isolate Av1 chromosome 7, ASM4794821v1, whole genome shotgun sequence genome encodes these proteins:
- the ubl gene encoding ubiquitin-like protein 5 translates to MLEVTCNDRLGKKVRVKCNPDDTIGDLKKLIAAQTGTRWEKIVLKKWYTIFKDHIKLQDYEIHDGMNLELYYQ, encoded by the exons ATGTTGGAAGTAACATGTAATGATAGACTTGGAAAGAAAGTTCGTGTAAAATGTAACCCTGATGATACTattggtgatttaaaaaaattaatagcagcaCAAACTGGAACAAGATGggagaaaattgtattaaaaaaatggtatacCATTTTTAAAGATCACATCAAACTTCAAGAct ATGAAATACATGATGGAATGAATCTGGAACTTTATTATCAATGA
- the Surf4 gene encoding surfeit locus protein 4 gives MAKIVPGELVSKAEDVAEEVYKRSRLFLPTLARACLISTFLEDGIRMWVQWTQQSEYMDMSWGCGRFLATVFVLVNLIGQLGGCVMVLTQKKVPIACGVLFFIVILQTLAYSILWDVQFLLRNLALIGALLLVLAESRVEARSLFAGVPSLGDNKPKNYLQLAGRCLLAFMFITLIRFEISFLNILQDILGSVLMVLVTIGYKTKLSALILVVFLTTLNFYYNCWWQIPEHKPLRDFLKYDFFQTLSVVGGLLMIVLLGPGGVSMDEHKKKW, from the exons ATGGCTAAAATTGTACCTGGAGAACTTGTCTCTAAGGCAGAAGATGTGGCGGAAGAG gttTACAAAAGGTCTAGACTTTTCTTACCTACACTTGCTCGAGCCTGCCTTATTTCAACATTTCTTGAAGATGGAATACGAATGTGGGTTCAGTGGACACAACAAAGTGAATATATGGACATGTCGTGGGGTTGTGGTAGATTCCTAGCAACTGTTTTTGTATTAGTAAACTTAATTGGTCAGCTAGGAGGTTGTGTTATGGTTTTAACACAGAAGAAAGTTCCAATTGCTTGTGGTGTTCTATTTTTCATAGTAATATTACAG ACTCTGGCGTATAGCATTTTATGGGATGTCCAGTTCTTATTAAGAAATTTGGCACTGATTGGTGCTCTGCTGTTAGTATTAGCTGAAAGTAGAGTAGAAGCACGCAGTCTTTTTGCTGGAGTCCCTTCACTTG gtgataataaaccaaaaaattatctacagtTAGCTGGGAGATGTTTATTAGCATTCATGTTTATTACACTTATACGTTTTGAAATATCATTCcttaat attttacaAGATATTTTAGGATCAGTGTTAATGGTACTTGTAACTATTGGTTATAAAACCAAATTGAGTGCTCTAATATTAGTTGtctttttaacaactttaaatttttattataattgctggtGGCAAATTCCTGAACATAAACCACTCAGAGACTTCCTTAAATATGATTTCTTCcag acattATCCGTAGTGGGTGGACTTCTTATGATCGTTTTACTTGGTCCTGGTGGTGTTTCAATGGATGAACATAAGAAGAAATGGTAg
- the LOC142328396 gene encoding translation machinery-associated protein 7 homolog has translation MSNREGGKKKPLKAPKKEPKEVDSDEKISKEKSKEQKKALEVAKTKASKKGPMGGGGIKKSGKKAN, from the coding sequence atgtcTAATCGAGAAGGTGGTAAGAAAAAACCATTGAAAGCACCTAAAAAAGAACCAAAAGAGGTTGATAgtgatgaaaaaatttcaaaagaaaaatcaaaagaacagaaaaaagcaTTAGAAGTTGCTAAAACCAAAGCATCAAAAAAAGGACCTATGGGTGGtggtggaataaaaaaatctgggaaaaaggcaaattaa